A portion of the Oreochromis niloticus isolate F11D_XX linkage group LG10, O_niloticus_UMD_NMBU, whole genome shotgun sequence genome contains these proteins:
- the LOC109203891 gene encoding uncharacterized protein LOC109203891, translated as MKDDKHRILTKKYQGKIKLNEEYADQSQSINNGMLKLGKAMKKHSGYYVLEEFDHHGRLLKKVKVYLKVHAPVSKPALSQTCWAPEQMNVSCFSEGDEVQLILTLDDRVLTQSKDQSLSNWTAEKSIVSKVTISLHGKLTGNLMCRVWNNVSRDETTIHLVACKGSVTTLTVAVIANVIMLFVIVILSMIIKKFCKRRRPAKANEGNLDDEIIYTDVRVIRKAD; from the exons ATGAAGGATGACAAACACAggatattaacaaaaaaatatcaggggaaaataaaattaaatgaggaATATGCGGATCAGTCACAAAGCATAAACAACGGAATGCTTAAATTGGGTAAAGCTATGAAGAAACACTCAGGATATTACGTGTTGGAGGAATTCGATCATCATGGAAGATTGCTGAAAAAAGTGAAAGTGTATTTAAAAGTACACG CTCCAGTGTCAAAGCCAGCACTGTCTCAAACATGCTGGGCACCAGAACAGATGAATGTCAGCTGCTTCTCTGAGGGAGATGAAGTACAATTAATTTTGACTCTGGACGATCGCGTTCTGACACAAAGCAAAGACCAATCCCTGAGCAACTGGACAGCTGAGAAGTCCATTGTTTCAAAGGTTACCATCAGCTTGCATGGGAAGCTGACAGGAAACCTTATGTGTCGAGTTTGGAAcaatgtcagcagagatgaaacAACTATTCACCTGGTAGCCTGCAAAG GTTCTGTTACAACTTTGACCGTGGCTGTGATCGCAAATGTCATCATGCTCTTTGTCATTGTGATTTTGAGTATGATTATAAAAAAGTTTTGCAAAAGAAGAAGACCCGCAAAGGCTAATGAGG GTAATTTGGATGATGAAATTATCTACACAGATGTTAGAGTGATAAGAAAGGCTGATTGA
- the LOC109203890 gene encoding uncharacterized protein LOC109203890 produces MPSLNETMIIIYISIAVLATTALAKGSGECIFSESSATCFGATGQLLIFHLSYKRGTSIVITKDDKHRILKISNQGKVTLDKEYVNQSDSIDTVILKVGEATKKHSGHYQLEEHDHDGKLLKKINVYLKIQAPVSKPGLSQKCLSSEQMKVSCFSEGDGVQFILNLDGQILTQSNDHNQSLNISTSQFSYLTVDLHGKLNGNLSCQVWNNISRNETVIHLAACKDSVTTLTVIATVITLFIVVALSLAVKQFCEKTRPTTVDEDDVDSDIIYRDVKVTNDNKLNKINSGESAGIGSSTELDSEVDQP; encoded by the exons ATGCCCTCCTTAAATG AAACAATGATTATCATCTACATTAGCATTGCAGTTCTGGCAACAACAGCCCTGGCAAAAG gttCAGGTGAATGCATTTTCTCTGAATCTTCTGCAACTTGTTTTGGAGCTACAggacagctgctaatttttcaTCTGTCATATAAACGTGGTACTTCGATTGTAATCACGAAGGATGACAAACACAGGATTTTGAAAATAAGCAATCAAGGGAAAGTTACATTAGATAAGGAATATGTAAATCAGTCAGACAGCATAGACACTGTAATACTCAAAGTAGGTGAAGCCACGAAGAAACATTCTGGACATTACCAGCTGGAAGAACATGATCATGATGGAAAGTTactgaaaaaaattaatgtATATCTAAAAATACAAg CTCCAGTGTCAAAGCCAGGCCTGTCTCAGAAATGCTTGTCATCAGAACAGATGAAAGTCAGCTGCTTCTCTGAAGGAGATGGAGTAcaattcattttgaatttggaTGGTCAGATACTTACACAAAGCAACGATCACAACCAATCTCTAAACATCAGTACATCCCAGTTCTCATATCTTACTGTCGACTTACATGGGAAGCTGAATGGAAACCTTAGTTGCCAAGTTTGGAATAATATTAGCAGAAATGAAACAGTTATTCACCTGGCAGCCTGCAAAG ATTCTGTTACAACCTTGACAGTGATAGCAACTGTCATCACGCTCTTTATCGTTGTGGCTTTGAGTTTGGCTGTAAAACAGTTTTGTGAAAAAACAAGACCAACAACTGTTGATGAGG ATGATGTTGACAGTGACATTATCTACAGAGATGTTAAAGTGACAAATGAtaacaaattaaacaaaattaaCTCAGGAGAATCAGCTGGGATAGGTTCCAGCACTGAACTTGACTCTGAAGTGGATCAGCCATGA